The Gossypium hirsutum isolate 1008001.06 chromosome D02, Gossypium_hirsutum_v2.1, whole genome shotgun sequence region GTCTCAGATGTGATCTTGGTTCAAGCCACACTAATCGTGTTGCTGTTAGGACTTTGCTCTCCTCTAAATCACACCCAACAATTTTGAGACCTtgagaatgtttttttttttttactttagaaatttgcatgtcaaatagttGTTTCTTCATGTGGAAGACGGTCAAAGTGGTAAAGGGAAGGAGCAAGCTTGCGCTTGCGACAGCAACTTGGGGAAGATTTCGTTAAGTTTCCTTGAAATCTACACACTGACTCGTTTACTTAATTGCCAGATTGAAGTAAACTGGTTGCTGACTTCAATTAAGTTATCTGAATTTTATGAATAAACTGTGAATTAGCTGCTGTTGGAAATTTGAAGAAATGGTTGTCCAAAATCACTGTTGTTTTCATCTGACATATGAAGAAATGATTGTCTAAAATGGCTGCTGTTTCCAGAACTTATTATATCTGATATTTAAGAAATGGTTGTCCAAAATAaccttttttttcataatttatattttcatacaaacttcATAAATCTTTCTATTCATGATTCCACTAACTCAATTTACGGAAATGGAtttcaaaattgtatttttttcgaCAATGTTTAAAATCGGGTCATTACAagtaaattaaaagaataaataatattttgggcaAATGAAAGATATTTATTGTGCTAAAAAACTATATTAGTTAGTTTAGAGACAAGATAACACATATAATTGACTTAATAAATGAAAAGGCCGATATAGGAGGGAGGGGCGGCAAACTAGTATGGAcccattgaattttttatttttattttgataatttatttaaacaaactGATCGAAATTATTGGACTAACAAAGCAGTGACTTGATCAGTTTGAACTTTGAAAACCTTCGATAAAGAACACAAGTGTCCAAACCCTAATTCGGTTTTGATGTCAACATCATCTCTCTACCATGCTTCAAGAAAGCAGACATCTTATCGGTATCAGGGAAGTTGTCTTTGATTACAgggattgatttgaaattttggaTCCACGAGCTCACTCGAGGGAACTTGTGTGGCTCACAGATTTCGAGCCCTAGTATGTCTTCGAGAACCCCAAGCCAGATAGCAACAAAGGAAAATGCAATGTCCACCATGTTTATCTCGTCTCCGCCGAATAACTTTTTCACTCCGACCAGCGCATGTTCTTCCATGACTTCCAACATTTCCAACCACTCCTTCACTGTCGCCTGTTGTTCTTCGCCATTGGCTCGATAAAGCTTTAACATTAAATAACCCTGTTTTAAACAGAGATATGGGATTTCTAGTATCAGTCATCAAAAGTGTTATGTACAATAAAAGATTTTCAAAGATTTCaactaggttaaaatatgctgCAAATCCTTGTATTCTTTGTATGCTTAAAATTTAGTCCTCCTATTtttgttttaagaaatttaatcccattacttttaaatttaaaatgggTGAAATCACTTCACGGGGTTTGAACTTAGCAACTACTCCCACATTAGGGcatgaactttttttttgttcaaattagtccttaaacttgacaattattctcaCGGTATGGCCTGATAAaagctacttatcacttaataaagaatatttttaattaactcaattttaatttatttattttaatattacgtTATCCTATAAAAAccttatgtttaaaattttaattatggttTAGAATAaggtaaaatgtttaaaaattaagaataaaatgtaaaatataatttttttataattcaaaatctatatttatcaaacaatataattatattccgtaattaattttaagtaatgtatcaaacaaattttttaacttaaattcggtacttaaattttcaatacttaatttttcaacCCTAATTTTTTCTACACTTAATCTTTCAGTTTATCAAAGAACACCTTAGTCCCTATGTTTTCTTGAAAACCCTAATATTCAAACCCCAACATGGGAACAATTGTCTAGTCCAAGCAATAACATGAGAATAATTACCATGTTTAGGGACTAACTTTGACAagacaaaaaaaagttcaagccccaATGTGGGAACAATTACCTAATCCAAGCCTTAACATGTGACCCAATGTGAGAATTGTTGCCAACTTCAGGCCCCAAATAATGATTTAAcccatttaaaaatgtaaaaataatcgTAAACATGattttttggattaaattcaagttcataaCTCTTTTTTTTCGTTATATGACTACCAAAtgaataactattttttatttcaaagtatcataccaaaaaatttaataaaaaaattaactgtgTTAACAATTGAGTTCGGGTTTAGAgtaaaaaaattaccaattttatatgtcaatgacatgaaaaaaattagtgaaatattattaaataattagaaatagaCAATGGATGATGTGGTGGGAAGGGTCCATAAAATAGTTTCTCCTAATACagcatttaataaataatttttgctataaatatagataaatataaaaaatcaataaacgGGAAAATCGTCATATggatcaaataaataaataaaaggtttaattcaaaattagtgtCTAAACTatatcaattttctcattttaagtacctaaaatttttggtaaaaatatacTTAAACTATTAATTTTGTTACATTTTACCTAAAAAGTGCACGATGGCAATAAAACATGCTACTGTATTTTTGGTAAAATAAGacaaaattaaccatttaaaaatcattttgcagagaagagaaaaaaaaattaactcttaGACACCTAAGTGATAAATACGATATAGTTGGAGggttaattttgtatttaatccaaaaaagaaaagaacagatTTGACCTTGTCATCAGCAAATTTGATCCAAAACAGGGCAACAGCTCTGTCATAGGGATCAGCCGGCAGCAAGGGATTCTGCGGCCAAATTTCATCGATATATTGAAGGATGACGGTGGATTCACAGATCGGTTTTCCGTCATGAACGAGCACCGGGACTTGCTTATGAATTGGATTATATTGAAGAAGCAAAGGACTCTTGTTGCGGAGATCTTCGTCAATATATTCGTAAGGTATGCCTTTGAGTTTCAGAGCCCAAATTACTCTGTAACCGTACGGGCTAAAAAAAGATCCGAACAATTTCACGACCGCCATGGTTGGGAGATTAGTTCAGAGATTCTGAGAGCGCTGAGTGCAAATTTATAATAGGATTACTGGTCAAAGATTTGTGTAAGGTAACGATGGTGACTGTTTTTTTTCATGACATAAAAAAGAGAAATTGACAAAAATTGTAGGCCCTAAAAGTTAGAATCTGTCACTAAAACTTTTTTATACAAAGAAGAAGTATTATAAaagattttatataataatatcatGCGTGATGCcatataagattttataaaagatcttatataataatataaggtAATGTGATGGATGATGCATctttattaattgttttttttaatttgaataaatgtttttagaaataaattagTGGTTGGTTGAATTGATTAGGTCATTAGTTCGTCGATTTGATAAATTCGAtaaagatataataataaatttataaaaataatatttaagaaatcTAATTCAACCgtcaatttaattgattttttgaatCTATATTTCGACCTGTTTCCAGTTCAACCGAACAATCTATCCTATTTAAACACAAGTAAACACCCCAATATAAttgaatatatatgtttttttataattaatgtatcatatatattaattttacccATGTGTTGATTTGATGATCAGGGTGTTCACCGTCTCAGATGTGATCTGGGTTCAAGTCACGCTAATCGCGTTGCTGTTAGGACTTTGCTCTCCTCTTATAATTCGCCAAAAAAAGATAATTTATCTTTGATGTTTTAGCAAACGTGTCATCATGTCGAGGGAGCATTTGACTATAAAATCAAACCGTGCTAATGTGTCGTCGATATGTAATAagagaaaaatattttagaattgtTTTAGAAGTAACTACTACTTAAATTATTcgaaaattctattttattatatattatatgtgtatgtatgctaacatatataataaacaaaaataaattaaaataagattACTTCTTTTTTTATGCTTCTTACTCGTTGAATTCTGTAATAATCCGATTTTTTGTAGTGTTGGAAAGTAAAATATCGACACGTCATTTCTATAAATCAAATTCGTAAAATTCATTATTAAATCACACCCAACAAGTTTGAGACCTTAAGAACTTTTGAAATTTGCATGTTAAATAGTTGTTTCTTCATGTGGGAGACGGTGAAAGTGGTAAAGGCAAGGAGCAAGGTTGTGCTTGTGACAGCAACTTGGGGAAGATTTCGGTAAGTTTCCTTGAAATTTACACACTGACTCGTTTACTTAATTGCCAGGTTGAAGTAATTAAACTAATTGGTGACTTCAATTAAGttttctgaattttatgaatAAACTGTGAATTAGCTGCTGTTGATTTTCGGTATGTAGCAAATCAAACGTGTTGGAAATAAATGAGTACTGTTGTTTTCATCTGACATATGAAGAAATGATTGTCTAAAATGGCTGCTGTTTCCAGAACTTATTATGTCTCACATCTGAAGAAATGGTTGTCCAAAATGACCGttgttttcataatttattatgtCTGACATACGAAGAAATGGTTGCCTAAAATAGCTGTTGTATTATGTGTGAGTTTAATTCATTTCTTCTGAATAAAATTTGattcgttttaaaattttgataaaaaaattaaaatttaaattaaatagttttaattaatcgaattatttggatcaactcgaataaaaaaaattaaattttcggTTTAATTCGAATATGAActcaaatatgaattacacaattcgagttatttgaaaatctaaataaaaaatacaaaattacgtcgttttgataaatatttacttcctctaaagttaaaagataaaattacattgttttgataaatatttacccatcagccttattttctttctcatgtGATATGATTACAAATGTGATGTGAAAGAATTATATTCTTATAATACAAGTTAACATATTAAATTGCTTACgaacttttattttctatttatatcctcaaataatttatgttttgttataataTTAGTTATAGAAATGTCACTGAGTTGATTACTCAGCATTGCAGGTTAGGTTTAATTGTGTGCACTCATTGTTATCAGCATCCAACAGAAAATCTCACACTCATCGAGTTGGTGAAACTCTTACTATTTTGGTTGGCATGTACTCATAggtttttatgttatattaagcTTAGTTAGAGAATTATTTCATACTTTGAATAGACAAGTTAATTAATGACTTTGAATTATCTTACTATAAACAAGGAATCACTCGAAAATTAATTAATGActatgaattattattttattaaataattgaattttgagGTGAAATTTTATTACTAGGTCATCGTGGTTTCATAAggacaagttaattaaattaatttattcatagACTTTTATCGATAACTGGTTTGAAATGCAGAATTTGGATCTTGGAACTATTGTGATTGACTTACTGTTTTTGGTGTCAATGACAAACAAGTTCTATTGGTTGATTTACCATTGGATATGGCACATAATATCCTTgattagataaaatgatatttgTGCAGGTACAAATCCTTGTTTGGAATTTGTTATTGTTTTCCCTTTGTTGGGCTTTTTGTGAATGGTAGTCCATTCACCAACTATTAGAGGTTTTTTTACACCTGTCCATAGGACCTGCTAAGATAGTCAACAATTATTAGTACAATAAATATTTGatactaataaattattttaatttaattttacaccaattttattttttttctactgTATTTTCATAGTAATTGTTTTCTACAGACAACCTAATAAAATTTCTATCAGAAATTTCCGATTAGACTTCCTAGTTTAATTTCTATAAGAAAATGACTGTTGTTTTCATAATATATTTTATCTGACATGTGAAGAAATGATTGTCTAAAATGGCTGCTGTTTCCAGAACTTATCATGTCTGACATTTAAGAAATGGTTGTCCAAAATGAACGTTGTTTTCATAACTTATTATGTCTGTGTTGCGcagaagcgtgtaaaagagtaaaattattgtactaaaaaatcacactaagttcaattcccaggaaagagaggtggatcacgaggatcgcttaagtaccaggtctttcctagccagaatatccctctatcgtaatttaatagcacaataaatcactacaatcacactcgcaaaatatgcagaataaacaataaataacacaagaattttaacgaggttcagcaaattttgcctacgtcctcgggcactaccaaatatatttcactccaaaatacaagtgaaagtttacaaataagGAGAGAGAagaatgccttaagt contains the following coding sequences:
- the LOC107927661 gene encoding probable glutathione S-transferase — encoded protein: MAVVKLFGSFFSPYGYRVIWALKLKGIPYEYIDEDLRNKSPLLLQYNPIHKQVPVLVHDGKPICESTVILQYIDEIWPQNPLLPADPYDRAVALFWIKFADDKGYLMLKLYRANGEEQQATVKEWLEMLEVMEEHALVGVKKLFGGDEINMVDIAFSFVAIWLGVLEDILGLEICEPHKFPRVSSWIQNFKSIPVIKDNFPDTDKMSAFLKHGREMMLTSKPN